A genomic window from Alkalihalobacillus sp. AL-G includes:
- a CDS encoding nucleoside recognition domain-containing protein encodes MVNLIWAFMFIFGIVFAAINGTMDEVNKVLFTSAQEAVTICLGLISILVFWLGLMNVAKKAGLLDKLTGLFRPAVSRLFPEIPKNDPAMGYILSNMVANLFGLGNAATPMGIKAMEEMKRLNGGKSEASRSMITFLAINTSSLTLIPTTVIAIRMNYGSASPTEIVSTTIIATTCSTLSAILIDRFFHSRTLKKRRI; translated from the coding sequence ATGGTTAATTTAATTTGGGCGTTCATGTTTATTTTTGGTATCGTTTTTGCAGCTATAAATGGAACAATGGATGAAGTCAACAAGGTATTGTTCACAAGTGCACAGGAAGCAGTTACGATTTGTCTAGGGCTGATCAGTATTCTTGTTTTCTGGCTTGGGCTTATGAACGTAGCGAAAAAAGCAGGATTACTGGATAAGCTAACAGGACTATTTCGACCAGCGGTTAGTAGGCTTTTCCCTGAGATTCCGAAAAATGATCCTGCGATGGGGTATATTTTATCTAATATGGTGGCTAATTTATTTGGGTTGGGCAATGCTGCAACCCCTATGGGAATAAAAGCAATGGAAGAGATGAAGCGTCTTAATGGAGGGAAATCGGAAGCTTCTCGGTCGATGATTACCTTTTTAGCTATTAATACATCCAGCTTGACGCTAATCCCCACGACCGTTATTGCAATCAGGATGAATTATGGTTCGGCATCACCAACTGAGATTGTAAGTACAACTATCATTGCAACGACTTGTTCCACTTTATCTGCTATTTTGATTGATCGTTTTTTTCATTCCCGCACATTAAAAAAGAGGAGGATCTAA
- a CDS encoding YjcZ family sporulation protein, whose translation MSDGLGSGFILLVVLFVLLVIIGVTVYSGNRG comes from the coding sequence ATGTCCGATGGATTGGGAAGTGGGTTCATATTACTCGTGGTATTGTTTGTTCTTTTGGTGATTATTGGAGTTACAGTCTATTCTGGAAATCGTGGATAA
- a CDS encoding isoprenylcysteine carboxyl methyltransferase family protein translates to MILFSVFISFVVLQRLMELVIAKRNEKNMKLRGAIEYGKEHYHYIVLLHIGFLFCFITEAIWSGFTLTPFFTVLFTLYVLLQAVRIWTIRSLGMYWNTKIIILPKAMVVKRGPYRYLRHPNYVIVALEILIIPLLFSAYFTAVLFSLLNYFLLTYIRIPAEEKALTAQSNYGDDFAKTPKFVPRPINKNR, encoded by the coding sequence GTGATTCTGTTTTCGGTATTCATATCCTTTGTTGTCCTACAACGACTAATGGAACTCGTCATTGCAAAGCGAAATGAAAAGAACATGAAACTACGGGGAGCCATCGAATATGGTAAGGAACATTACCACTATATTGTCTTGCTTCACATCGGTTTTTTATTCTGCTTTATTACAGAAGCGATCTGGTCCGGTTTCACTCTAACCCCTTTCTTTACGGTATTGTTTACGCTGTATGTTTTGCTGCAAGCAGTAAGGATTTGGACAATTCGTTCACTTGGGATGTACTGGAACACCAAAATTATCATCCTGCCAAAAGCAATGGTTGTGAAAAGAGGCCCATACCGTTATTTGAGACACCCTAATTACGTGATCGTAGCCCTTGAAATATTAATTATTCCTCTACTTTTCAGTGCATACTTTACGGCAGTGTTATTCTCGCTCCTGAATTATTTTTTACTAACCTATATTCGGATCCCAGCCGAAGAGAAAGCACTCACAGCGCAATCTAATTATGGTGATGATTTTGCAAAAACTCCGAAATTTGTTCCACGACCTATAAATAAGAATCGCTGA
- a CDS encoding D-alanyl-D-alanine carboxypeptidase family protein: MGSPLTKKVTLTGLFFLLFFSTPLSTTTFAQSPSVSAQSAILMEQETGRVLFGKNEHKKMRIASITKIMTAILAVESGKMDEIVKVSNRAVYSEGSSIYLKPGERILLEDLVYGLMLRSGNDAAVAIAEHVGGSVEGFVFLMNQKAQEIGMRDTYFSNPHGLDDHENHLSTAYDMALLTQYAMDNRKYREITGTKTHRAPQEGKKWDRVWKNKNKLLRMYEYSTGGKTGYTKRAKRTLVSTAEKDGMELITVTLNDGNDWNDHINLFEWGFKTFDLVPIVDKGTIKGLENEVYKNSVEAPRKFLYPLTEKEKTAVKNEITLHTPPKDGEWDDHPPNPIGKVTVQLYEQTVGTVPLYLEGTYPEYDKKTFWGTLKEVVSKFFSITVPHG; encoded by the coding sequence ATGGGTTCTCCACTAACTAAAAAAGTGACTCTAACAGGACTTTTCTTTCTCCTATTTTTTTCAACGCCGTTATCGACAACGACCTTTGCCCAATCCCCGAGTGTTTCCGCTCAATCGGCTATATTGATGGAACAAGAAACAGGCCGAGTCCTATTTGGTAAAAATGAGCACAAAAAAATGAGGATTGCTAGCATAACAAAAATCATGACAGCTATTTTAGCAGTGGAATCAGGAAAAATGGATGAAATTGTGAAAGTTAGTAATCGAGCTGTGTACTCTGAAGGTTCATCAATCTATTTAAAACCTGGTGAACGGATTCTTTTAGAAGACCTTGTCTATGGCTTAATGCTTCGCTCTGGTAATGATGCTGCGGTTGCCATTGCTGAACACGTTGGTGGTAGTGTCGAAGGATTTGTTTTTTTAATGAATCAAAAGGCCCAAGAAATCGGGATGAGAGATACGTATTTTTCAAATCCCCATGGGTTGGATGATCATGAAAATCACCTCTCCACAGCTTATGATATGGCACTCCTAACCCAATATGCAATGGACAACCGTAAATATCGAGAAATCACCGGGACAAAAACACATCGTGCACCTCAAGAAGGGAAGAAGTGGGACCGGGTTTGGAAAAATAAAAACAAGCTGTTACGGATGTATGAGTATTCGACTGGAGGGAAAACAGGTTATACAAAACGGGCAAAACGTACCCTCGTTTCCACTGCGGAAAAGGATGGCATGGAGCTTATAACAGTTACATTGAATGATGGGAATGATTGGAACGACCATATTAATCTATTCGAGTGGGGTTTCAAGACATTCGATTTGGTCCCGATTGTGGATAAAGGAACAATCAAGGGATTGGAAAACGAAGTATATAAAAATTCTGTGGAAGCACCTAGAAAATTTTTATACCCTTTAACAGAGAAAGAAAAAACAGCAGTCAAGAATGAGATTACCCTACATACTCCTCCAAAAGACGGTGAGTGGGACGATCATCCACCTAATCCAATCGGAAAAGTAACCGTTCAGCTCTATGAGCAAACGGTAGGGACGGTTCCCCTATATTTGGAAGGAACCTACCCTGAATATGATAAAAAAACATTTTGGGGGACGTTGAAAGAGGTTGTTTCGAAATTCTTTTCGATTACGGTGCCTCATGGTTAA
- a CDS encoding pseudouridine synthase, with product MDRLQKVIAQAGITSRRNAEKLIQDGKVKVNGTTVTELGTKASPSDEIEVNGVKIEKEEPVYFLFYKPTGVISSAKDEKGRKVVTDFFPEIEQRIFPIGRLDYDTSGLLLMTNDGEFANLLMHPKYKVEKHYIVKTKGIPSKHDLKKLSTGVRLEDGKTAPAKIKLKSLDKKKQTAIIEITIHEGKNRQVRRMFEAIGYPIQKLKRERYGLLDLKGLNPGESRRLTPHEIKQLRNLAVTQTSK from the coding sequence ATGGACCGATTACAAAAAGTGATTGCACAAGCTGGAATAACCTCTCGGAGAAATGCTGAGAAGCTTATCCAGGATGGAAAAGTTAAGGTGAATGGAACGACCGTTACGGAGCTCGGAACGAAGGCAAGTCCTTCAGACGAAATAGAGGTGAACGGAGTAAAGATTGAAAAGGAAGAACCCGTGTATTTCCTCTTTTATAAACCAACCGGGGTCATTTCAAGTGCAAAGGATGAAAAGGGAAGAAAGGTCGTTACAGATTTCTTTCCGGAGATCGAACAGCGCATTTTCCCGATTGGAAGGCTTGATTATGATACATCAGGTTTGTTGTTGATGACGAACGATGGGGAATTTGCTAATTTACTGATGCACCCGAAGTATAAGGTGGAAAAACACTATATTGTTAAAACAAAAGGAATCCCTTCAAAACATGATTTGAAAAAACTATCAACCGGAGTGCGTCTTGAAGATGGGAAAACAGCTCCTGCAAAAATAAAGCTGAAGAGCTTAGATAAGAAGAAGCAAACAGCAATCATTGAAATCACCATTCATGAAGGAAAGAATCGGCAGGTAAGAAGAATGTTCGAGGCGATTGGGTATCCGATCCAAAAGCTGAAACGGGAACGATATGGGCTATTGGATTTAAAAGGTTTGAATCCAGGAGAATCGCGCCGGCTAACCCCTCATGAGATCAAACAATTGAGGAACCTTGCTGTCACACAAACGTCAAAATAA
- a CDS encoding cytochrome c biogenesis protein ResB, whose translation MDKIKCECGHLNPYGTTLCESCGKPIGEEQSTKLLNMRYEGSARRSQTYNTHTIDKIWNFFSSVKVGVWLIVITLIASAVGTIFPQEMYIPTSEDPASYYEEEYGVLGKTYYLLGFHNLYSSWWFVLLLGLIGVSITVASIDRGVPLYRSLKNQRVNKHDNFMKRQRMFSATKRREDEEQLMEEIVFRLKEKRYNVRKEDGNILAEKGRFSRWGPYVNHVGLIIFLLGVMLRIVPGMYMDKDMWIREGETKAVDGTTQTYYLKHEKFTFEVYDQENEQYSEALKRVQQPVPKNYQSDVVLYKAEEKLPGAKPELKKVKEYAIQVNKPLKFEDFAVYQVDYRQEMRKMSFKLENKETGNSVGEFTVDLLNPKSEYKLENGSRVVLEHYYPDYYFNEESEKPATRTNMPNNPAFIFKMYTPETPEGEITFIAIRQNLDPSGENEYKLSFAGIGTEFITGLTVKKDHTLPIIILGGLIFMIGVVQGLYWNHRRIWVKIRENEVWMAAHTNKNWYGITREVDDVTTKLGLDQLVDRQENKAPDS comes from the coding sequence GTGGACAAGATTAAATGTGAATGCGGCCATCTGAATCCCTACGGTACGACCCTTTGTGAATCGTGTGGTAAACCTATCGGAGAAGAACAATCAACGAAACTCCTAAACATGAGATATGAAGGAAGTGCACGACGCTCTCAAACCTACAATACGCATACGATCGATAAAATTTGGAATTTCTTTTCAAGCGTAAAGGTCGGTGTATGGCTGATTGTCATAACACTGATTGCTTCAGCGGTCGGAACAATCTTCCCTCAGGAGATGTATATCCCTACATCGGAAGATCCTGCTTCTTATTATGAGGAAGAGTATGGTGTTCTCGGTAAGACTTATTATCTATTAGGTTTTCACAACTTGTATAGCTCTTGGTGGTTCGTGCTGTTATTAGGATTAATTGGTGTTTCCATAACGGTAGCCAGTATCGATCGAGGAGTACCTCTATATCGCTCCTTGAAAAATCAGCGTGTCAACAAACACGATAACTTCATGAAAAGGCAACGTATGTTTTCGGCTACAAAACGCCGGGAAGATGAAGAGCAATTAATGGAGGAAATTGTATTCCGCCTAAAGGAAAAGCGCTACAACGTTCGTAAGGAAGATGGTAACATTCTCGCGGAAAAAGGTAGATTTTCACGCTGGGGCCCTTATGTCAACCATGTTGGTCTTATAATCTTTTTACTAGGAGTAATGCTGAGAATCGTTCCAGGGATGTATATGGATAAGGATATGTGGATCCGTGAAGGAGAAACAAAGGCGGTCGATGGAACAACTCAGACGTATTATTTAAAGCATGAAAAATTCACGTTTGAAGTATATGATCAAGAAAATGAGCAATATTCTGAAGCACTAAAGCGAGTACAACAACCTGTCCCGAAAAATTATCAAAGCGATGTCGTACTTTATAAGGCGGAGGAAAAGCTACCTGGTGCAAAACCTGAGCTTAAGAAGGTGAAAGAATATGCAATTCAGGTGAACAAACCTTTAAAGTTCGAAGACTTTGCAGTTTACCAAGTAGACTATCGCCAAGAAATGAGAAAGATGAGCTTCAAGCTTGAAAATAAAGAGACAGGGAATTCAGTCGGTGAATTTACAGTCGATCTCTTAAATCCAAAATCAGAATATAAACTTGAGAATGGGAGCAGGGTTGTATTAGAACACTACTATCCTGACTATTATTTTAATGAAGAAAGTGAAAAGCCTGCAACGAGAACGAACATGCCGAATAACCCTGCTTTCATCTTTAAAATGTATACTCCTGAAACTCCTGAGGGGGAAATCACATTCATCGCAATTCGTCAAAATCTTGATCCATCAGGGGAAAATGAATATAAACTTTCATTTGCGGGTATCGGAACCGAGTTCATTACTGGTTTGACTGTAAAGAAGGATCATACGCTACCAATCATCATCCTCGGTGGACTTATCTTTATGATTGGCGTAGTCCAAGGTCTATACTGGAATCATAGACGGATATGGGTCAAGATCAGGGAGAATGAAGTTTGGATGGCTGCACATACGAATAAGAACTGGTATGGGATTACACGTGAAGTGGATGATGTAACAACAAAATTAGGGCTTGATCAATTGGTAGATCGCCAAGAGAACAAGGCTCCAGATAGTTAG
- the resA gene encoding thiol-disulfide oxidoreductase ResA, with protein sequence MKKQQRLLMRSLILVVIALALGYTLYKTAFSNERGLVEVGDMAPNFALQDLEGNEVELEDYKGKGVFLNFWGTYCPPCEKEMPAMQRQYEKYKDEGVVILAVNIAESKFTVQNFADRKGLTFPIVLDKQREVVDAYGVGNLPATYLISPEGKVIKKTAGELTDTIIRNYLEKIMP encoded by the coding sequence ATGAAAAAACAGCAGCGTTTATTGATGCGTTCACTCATATTGGTTGTGATTGCCCTTGCCCTTGGATATACACTCTACAAAACGGCCTTCAGTAATGAAAGAGGTCTCGTTGAAGTAGGGGATATGGCTCCGAACTTTGCACTCCAGGATTTAGAAGGGAACGAAGTCGAGCTAGAGGACTATAAAGGTAAAGGCGTTTTCTTGAATTTTTGGGGTACATATTGTCCACCATGTGAAAAAGAAATGCCAGCAATGCAACGTCAGTATGAAAAATACAAGGATGAAGGTGTCGTCATTCTTGCTGTCAATATTGCTGAATCAAAATTCACCGTTCAAAACTTTGCTGATCGAAAAGGCCTTACCTTCCCGATCGTTTTGGATAAACAGCGGGAAGTGGTGGATGCCTATGGTGTAGGAAATTTACCTGCAACCTATCTGATTTCGCCAGAAGGTAAAGTCATTAAAAAAACGGCTGGAGAACTTACAGACACAATCATTCGAAATTATTTAGAAAAAATAATGCCATAA
- a CDS encoding spore maturation protein, producing the protein MGVVTAISIWILPCLIGFVLVYASLKRVQTYEEFVEGGKEGFSIAISIIPYLVGMLVAIAVFRASGAMEFMIHLIKPSLSAIGIPSEVAPLALIRPISGTGALAMTSDLIATYGPDSFIGRLASTMQGSTDTTLYILTVYFGAVGIRKMGNALKVGLLADLVGIICAIVVVTLVF; encoded by the coding sequence ATGGGGGTCGTGACGGCAATTTCCATTTGGATCCTGCCTTGTCTAATTGGATTTGTCCTTGTTTATGCATCGTTAAAGCGTGTTCAAACCTATGAGGAGTTTGTAGAAGGAGGAAAGGAAGGATTTTCAATTGCAATTTCGATCATCCCTTACTTAGTAGGTATGCTTGTTGCGATTGCTGTTTTTCGAGCATCAGGTGCAATGGAATTCATGATTCATCTAATCAAACCGTCTCTTTCGGCTATTGGTATTCCAAGTGAGGTTGCTCCTTTAGCTTTAATTCGACCGATATCAGGAACGGGTGCTTTAGCGATGACTTCAGACCTTATTGCTACCTATGGCCCTGACTCCTTCATAGGTCGCCTCGCCTCGACGATGCAAGGGAGTACCGATACGACACTATATATCCTAACCGTCTACTTTGGTGCAGTCGGGATCCGGAAAATGGGAAATGCTTTAAAGGTAGGGCTTCTCGCTGATTTGGTAGGAATTATTTGTGCGATTGTAGTCGTTACTCTCGTATTCTGA
- a CDS encoding type III polyketide synthase, producing the protein MPSILSVGTCNPENPLRQAETVEFAKELFEHDFSNIDRLLRVFQNGQIQTRYFANELKWYKEDHSLQERNDRFIEKAVEYGVKAINHCMNNERYLQRKIATEEIDAIYFVSSTGFSTPSIEARIMNILPFSPHTKRVPIWGLGCAGGASGLSRAHEYCLAYPSAKVLVLCVELCSLTFQKNDRSKSNLIGTSLFGDGVSCALIIGDDIDRHHYSSQVTSPKIRATQSTLMPDSEDVMGWDVKNSGLYVVFSKDIPNIVKTWLRPNILKFLQGQNLTLEQIQHYVTHPGGIKVLNAYADSLSISESLLEDSLHILQHFGNMSSATVLYVLERFMGKTIDEGELGIVMALGPGFSSEILLIEWSKE; encoded by the coding sequence ATGCCTTCAATCTTATCAGTAGGTACTTGTAATCCAGAAAACCCTCTCCGACAGGCTGAGACAGTAGAGTTTGCAAAGGAATTATTTGAGCATGATTTTTCTAATATTGATCGATTGCTTCGTGTTTTTCAAAATGGCCAAATTCAAACCCGTTATTTTGCGAACGAACTAAAGTGGTATAAAGAAGACCATTCACTACAGGAGCGGAATGATCGGTTCATCGAAAAAGCTGTTGAATATGGTGTAAAGGCAATTAATCACTGTATGAACAATGAGCGTTATTTACAACGGAAGATTGCTACTGAGGAGATTGATGCCATTTATTTCGTTTCAAGTACAGGCTTTTCCACCCCGAGTATCGAAGCTCGAATTATGAATATCCTCCCGTTTTCACCACACACGAAACGGGTTCCGATTTGGGGACTTGGATGTGCTGGTGGAGCCTCAGGTCTATCACGAGCCCATGAGTATTGTCTCGCATATCCCTCTGCTAAAGTACTAGTTTTATGCGTAGAGTTATGCAGTTTAACCTTTCAAAAAAATGATCGGTCCAAAAGCAATTTAATCGGAACTTCTTTATTTGGAGATGGGGTCAGCTGTGCGTTGATCATTGGGGATGATATTGATCGGCATCACTATAGTTCCCAAGTCACCTCACCTAAAATAAGAGCTACCCAATCGACATTGATGCCCGATTCAGAGGATGTGATGGGTTGGGATGTGAAAAACAGTGGATTGTACGTTGTCTTTTCAAAGGATATCCCGAACATCGTTAAGACATGGCTGCGTCCGAATATTTTAAAGTTCCTACAAGGACAGAACCTCACATTGGAACAAATACAGCATTACGTTACCCACCCTGGCGGAATAAAAGTATTGAATGCTTACGCGGATTCCTTATCTATTTCCGAATCTCTACTTGAAGATTCGTTGCATATCCTACAACACTTCGGTAATATGTCCTCTGCAACCGTTTTATATGTGCTTGAACGGTTTATGGGTAAAACGATTGATGAGGGGGAGTTAGGTATAGTAATGGCACTTGGACCTGGTTTTAGCTCTGAAATCCTCCTAATTGAATGGAGCAAGGAATGA